A section of the Thermotoga caldifontis AZM44c09 genome encodes:
- a CDS encoding YgiQ family radical SAM protein, with product MFLPTTREEMEKLGWKELDVILVTGDAYVDHPSFGVALIGHYLVSKGYRVGIIAQPDWRSDRDIKRLGRPRLFFGVTAGNVDSMVANYTASMKKRKNDDYSPNGESGRRPDRATIVYANLIRRYFPDVPIVLGGLEASLRRFAHYDWWQDRIRKSVLVDAKADILVYGMAERTVLEIARILEATGSIENCKSLRGVAYWTSKKPKDAIELPDFEEICVDKKKYAEAVKMQFLFTDPFRSVKLCQRQDSRYVVQNPPNFPLEQKELDELYLLPFERKVHPFYESMGHVRAIDTVQFSITAVRGCYGSCSFCALTHHQTTHVVFRSQESIIEEVKLLTKHPDFKGVINDVGGPTANLYGSRCETRETHGQCARFCAFPEPCKNAVPNHEVYLELLQKIRSIPKVRHVFVASGIRHDLVLADPFGEEFIKQLVHFTPGQLKLAPEHAHPNVLRLMRKPPVELFLAFKEKFETFARKQGKERYVVGYFIVAHPGESEKENEYLKKFIRTKLGYRPQQVQIFTPTPGTLSTAMYYSGIDPLTGEEVFVERSLRKRNMMKENIVAKKDSER from the coding sequence ATGTTTCTGCCAACGACGAGAGAAGAGATGGAAAAGCTCGGCTGGAAAGAACTCGATGTGATACTCGTCACCGGGGATGCGTACGTTGATCATCCATCCTTCGGTGTCGCCCTCATTGGGCATTATCTGGTCTCAAAGGGTTACAGAGTCGGAATAATCGCACAACCCGACTGGCGTTCGGACAGAGACATAAAAAGACTTGGAAGGCCACGTCTGTTCTTCGGTGTGACCGCGGGGAACGTCGATTCCATGGTGGCCAACTACACAGCCTCCATGAAGAAGAGAAAGAACGATGATTATTCCCCCAATGGTGAGTCGGGAAGACGGCCGGACCGGGCCACTATAGTGTATGCGAACTTGATAAGAAGATACTTTCCAGATGTTCCCATCGTTCTTGGAGGACTGGAAGCCAGCTTGAGGAGGTTCGCCCACTACGACTGGTGGCAGGACAGAATCAGAAAATCTGTGCTGGTGGACGCAAAGGCGGACATTCTGGTCTACGGAATGGCTGAAAGAACTGTGCTCGAGATTGCGAGGATCCTCGAAGCTACAGGGAGCATCGAGAACTGTAAGAGTCTCAGAGGAGTGGCGTACTGGACGTCGAAAAAACCAAAGGACGCGATCGAGCTTCCAGATTTCGAAGAGATCTGTGTGGACAAAAAGAAGTACGCTGAAGCTGTCAAAATGCAGTTCCTATTCACAGATCCTTTCAGATCGGTCAAACTCTGTCAGAGACAGGACAGCAGGTACGTTGTTCAGAACCCACCGAACTTCCCGCTCGAGCAGAAGGAGCTCGACGAACTCTACCTTTTGCCGTTCGAAAGAAAGGTGCATCCATTCTACGAATCGATGGGACACGTGAGGGCAATCGATACCGTGCAGTTTTCGATCACCGCGGTGAGGGGATGCTACGGGAGCTGTTCTTTCTGTGCGTTGACGCACCATCAAACGACGCACGTGGTTTTTAGAAGCCAAGAATCGATAATCGAAGAGGTGAAACTGCTCACCAAACATCCAGATTTCAAAGGAGTCATCAATGACGTCGGAGGTCCAACGGCGAACCTGTACGGTTCACGGTGTGAAACGAGAGAAACCCACGGACAGTGCGCTCGATTCTGCGCGTTTCCAGAACCGTGCAAGAACGCGGTGCCGAATCATGAGGTCTATCTGGAACTGCTCCAGAAGATCAGATCGATTCCGAAGGTGAGGCACGTGTTCGTTGCTTCTGGGATCAGGCACGACCTTGTCCTTGCGGATCCTTTCGGTGAAGAATTCATCAAGCAGCTCGTTCACTTCACTCCGGGGCAGTTGAAACTCGCCCCAGAGCACGCGCACCCGAACGTTCTGAGGTTGATGAGAAAACCCCCTGTAGAGCTTTTCCTCGCGTTCAAGGAGAAATTCGAGACGTTCGCGAGGAAACAAGGGAAAGAAAGGTACGTTGTGGGGTACTTCATCGTGGCGCATCCTGGAGAATCAGAGAAAGAAAATGAGTATCTCAAGAAATTCATACGCACAAAGCTCGGTTACAGACCCCAGCAGGTTCAGATCTTCACCCCCACGCCGGGCACGCTGAGTACGGCGATGTACTATAGCGGGATAGACCCGCTCACTGGCGAAGAGGTATTCGTTGAAAGATCGCTGAGAAAGAGGAACATGATGAAAGAAAACATTGTTGCCAAAAAAGATTCCGAACGTTGA
- the glgX gene encoding glycogen debranching protein GlgX: MNPGSDVRLQTKRGYPKLGATPDETGVNFAIFSRHGRRVILELYQNYYDDKPSHRFVLDPIRNRTGDIWHIYVYGVGHGQYYGWRIDGEYDPANGKRFNVNKLLIDPYAKAISSSIDWEEDYIYGYDRNSPEKDLSFSTLDSAQSPAKSIVIDDSKYDWENDRRPKILWKDTIIYEMHVRFFTISPTSGVKHPGTYRGLLEKLDHLKELGVTTIELMPVFEFSVNSNTNINPFTGKRLKDMWGYNPLGFFAVTGNYSTGVKLGEQVFEFKDMVKELHRHGFEVILDVVYNHTGEGNELGPTLSFRGIDNEIYYMLDPKNKRRYLNYSGCGNTLNCNHPVVKEMIIDSLRYWATEMHVDGFRFDLAAILGRTPDGRWIGDFSLLKDISEDAILHDLKLIAEGWDAAGGYFLGRFPEGWAEWNGRYRDTVRRFVRGDEGVVTELATRIAGSADLYAGRSPHASINFVTCHDGFTLRDLVTYRYKHNEANGEGNRDGADENFSCNYGVEGETDDPEINRIRKQQVKNFIVILMVSHGTPMILMGDEMYRTQKGNNNAYCHDDETTWLDWTLKEKHKDIFRFMKKMIEFRKSHPALRREHFFSGQPTSRGIPDLTWHGIKPFEPDFSHHSHSIAFMISGDVGNGEQDDDIYVILNQWREPLRFVLPYLHGKSWYRVVDTSRDCPDDFLDEPQHVGYVYTVQPHSSVILLGK; encoded by the coding sequence ATGAACCCCGGAAGCGATGTACGCCTGCAAACCAAAAGGGGTTATCCAAAGTTGGGTGCGACACCGGATGAAACCGGTGTGAATTTCGCCATCTTCAGCAGACATGGAAGAAGAGTGATACTGGAACTGTATCAGAACTACTACGACGACAAACCATCGCACAGGTTCGTGCTGGATCCCATCAGAAACAGAACGGGAGACATCTGGCACATCTATGTCTACGGCGTAGGGCACGGTCAGTACTACGGATGGCGTATCGATGGTGAATACGATCCGGCAAACGGTAAAAGGTTCAACGTCAACAAGCTTCTCATCGATCCTTACGCGAAGGCCATATCATCTTCGATCGACTGGGAAGAAGACTACATCTACGGTTACGACAGGAACTCTCCCGAAAAGGATCTCTCTTTCTCGACACTGGATTCCGCCCAGAGTCCCGCAAAATCCATCGTCATAGACGATTCGAAGTACGACTGGGAAAACGATAGAAGACCAAAGATCCTGTGGAAAGATACTATCATTTACGAAATGCACGTTCGCTTTTTCACCATCAGCCCTACTTCCGGGGTGAAACATCCCGGTACGTATAGAGGATTGCTGGAGAAACTGGATCATCTCAAGGAACTTGGCGTGACGACCATAGAATTGATGCCAGTCTTCGAGTTTTCGGTGAACTCGAACACTAACATCAATCCGTTCACCGGCAAACGTCTGAAAGACATGTGGGGATACAATCCCCTCGGTTTCTTCGCAGTGACTGGCAACTATTCTACCGGTGTGAAGCTGGGAGAGCAGGTGTTCGAATTCAAAGACATGGTCAAGGAACTGCACAGGCACGGTTTCGAAGTCATACTGGACGTCGTTTACAACCACACGGGAGAAGGAAACGAGCTGGGTCCAACACTGTCTTTCAGGGGTATCGACAACGAGATCTACTACATGCTCGATCCAAAAAACAAGAGACGCTATTTGAACTATTCCGGATGTGGCAACACCCTGAACTGCAACCATCCGGTTGTCAAAGAGATGATCATAGACAGTCTGAGGTACTGGGCCACCGAGATGCACGTGGATGGTTTCAGATTCGATCTGGCGGCCATCTTAGGTAGAACACCGGATGGGAGATGGATCGGTGACTTCTCGCTGCTCAAAGACATCTCGGAGGATGCGATCCTGCACGATTTGAAGCTCATCGCAGAAGGCTGGGATGCGGCAGGAGGATACTTTCTTGGGCGATTTCCTGAGGGTTGGGCGGAATGGAACGGGAGGTACAGAGACACCGTGCGGCGCTTCGTCAGGGGTGACGAAGGTGTCGTGACGGAGCTCGCCACGCGGATCGCGGGCAGTGCGGACCTGTACGCCGGTAGATCACCCCACGCGAGTATAAACTTTGTCACCTGCCACGATGGTTTCACGCTGAGAGATCTGGTGACGTACCGCTACAAACACAACGAGGCGAATGGTGAGGGAAACAGGGACGGTGCAGACGAGAATTTCAGCTGTAACTACGGTGTGGAGGGCGAAACGGACGATCCGGAGATCAACAGGATCAGGAAACAGCAGGTGAAAAATTTCATCGTGATACTGATGGTTTCACACGGTACTCCGATGATTTTGATGGGTGATGAGATGTACAGGACGCAGAAAGGTAACAACAACGCCTACTGTCACGACGATGAGACGACTTGGCTTGACTGGACCTTGAAGGAAAAACACAAAGACATCTTCAGGTTCATGAAGAAGATGATCGAGTTCAGAAAATCCCATCCCGCATTGAGGAGAGAACATTTCTTTTCAGGTCAACCCACGAGCAGGGGCATTCCCGATCTCACGTGGCACGGGATCAAACCGTTCGAACCGGACTTTTCACATCATTCGCATTCGATCGCGTTCATGATCAGTGGTGATGTGGGAAACGGCGAGCAAGACGACGATATCTACGTCATTTTGAATCAGTGGAGAGAACCGCTCAGATTCGTACTTCCTTACCTGCACGGAAAGAGCTGGTACCGGGTGGTCGACACGTCCAGAGACTGTCCCGATGATTTTCTTGATGAACCTCAGCACGTTGGATACGTTTACACGGTTCAGCCGCACAGTTCTGTGATCCTCCTCGGAAAATGA
- the purE gene encoding 5-(carboxyamino)imidazole ribonucleotide mutase, translated as MPKVGIIMGSDSDLSVMKLAAEVLEEFGIEYELTIVSAHRTVERMVEYAKTAHERGVEVIIAGAGGAAHLPGMVASITHLPVIGVPIKTTALNGLDSLLSIVQMPAGVPVATVAIDNARNAAILAVAILGIKYPEIAEKLKAYKNRMRSEVLQKAERLEQMGYRRYLQERGV; from the coding sequence ATGCCAAAGGTAGGCATAATCATGGGAAGCGATTCGGACCTTTCTGTGATGAAGTTGGCTGCCGAAGTGCTCGAAGAGTTCGGGATCGAGTACGAACTCACGATAGTTTCAGCACACAGAACTGTGGAACGCATGGTTGAGTATGCAAAGACTGCTCACGAGCGGGGCGTGGAGGTCATCATTGCGGGCGCGGGAGGTGCCGCACACCTGCCGGGGATGGTGGCGAGCATAACGCATCTGCCAGTCATAGGAGTTCCCATAAAGACGACGGCGCTGAATGGACTCGATTCTCTTCTGTCCATCGTGCAGATGCCCGCAGGGGTTCCCGTCGCTACGGTTGCCATTGACAACGCCAGGAACGCAGCAATACTCGCGGTGGCGATCCTGGGAATAAAATATCCCGAGATAGCGGAGAAGTTGAAAGCCTACAAGAATCGGATGCGCAGCGAAGTGCTGCAGAAAGCAGAAAGGTTGGAACAGATGGGCTACAGACGGTATCTTCAGGAAAGAGGTGTATAA
- a CDS encoding metal-dependent hydrolase produces MKVRYLGHAAVLIIHKDKRIIIDPFITNNPQSPIKLQEVPKIDYILVTHGHADHLGDAVALAKRDGSTVIANFELCSYVSRHGVSTHPMHIGGKYVFEFGSVKLTPALHGSSIVEADLPVYAGNPCGFLIEIEGRKIYHAGDTGLTKDMELLRKENIDLAFLPIGGNFVMDLWDAVEAVKMIQPKIVVPMHYDTWPVIRSNPEKFKQEVEKLNVKCVIMKPGDELEL; encoded by the coding sequence ATGAAAGTCAGGTATCTGGGACACGCGGCGGTGTTGATAATCCACAAGGATAAACGCATCATCATCGACCCGTTCATAACTAACAATCCGCAGTCACCCATCAAGCTGCAGGAGGTTCCCAAGATCGATTACATACTCGTCACGCACGGTCATGCCGATCACCTTGGTGATGCCGTGGCACTTGCGAAGCGTGATGGTTCCACTGTGATCGCGAACTTCGAACTGTGCAGTTACGTTTCAAGGCACGGTGTGAGCACACACCCGATGCACATAGGAGGAAAGTACGTTTTCGAATTCGGTAGCGTCAAACTGACACCCGCACTCCACGGTTCGAGCATCGTTGAAGCCGATCTGCCGGTGTATGCTGGGAATCCTTGCGGCTTTCTGATCGAAATCGAAGGAAGGAAAATCTACCACGCCGGAGACACCGGTTTGACGAAAGACATGGAGCTTTTGAGAAAAGAAAACATAGACTTGGCTTTCCTTCCGATAGGTGGAAACTTCGTCATGGATCTGTGGGACGCGGTGGAAGCGGTAAAGATGATACAGCCGAAGATTGTTGTCCCCATGCACTACGACACGTGGCCAGTGATCAGATCGAATCCTGAGAAATTCAAGCAAGAGGTCGAGAAACTGAACGTGAAGTGTGTCATCATGAAACCCGGTGACGAACTTGAACTGTGA
- a CDS encoding protease complex subunit PrcB family protein, with protein MRAIVVLLLVTASVVFSMVYSTSVEKTLPEDLYQWIGTKSANFQYLILSYEPDLVVLVKGWIFSPVSLGKQEERVFSIVAEGDDFRHEFSVKGKRSGIYIYMPQHLLVLPSNTRCLKLGGFTVEMPRRVNFSTRHVSRGGVEAGVYTVDESLRQTNVFETGQKILIRIDAGQKNTGGYSVRVDEVRLAGKRMFVKAHVESPEPGSMVTQAITYPSVLIELQERLEAGTYIVECLLVDRNVEKRFEAEFEVR; from the coding sequence ATGCGTGCGATCGTAGTGCTCTTGTTGGTAACGGCGAGTGTGGTGTTTTCAATGGTTTATTCTACTTCGGTTGAAAAAACGCTTCCCGAAGACCTTTACCAGTGGATCGGTACGAAGTCTGCGAACTTTCAGTACCTGATTCTCTCGTACGAACCGGATCTGGTCGTGCTGGTGAAAGGCTGGATCTTTTCACCAGTTTCTCTCGGTAAACAAGAAGAGCGTGTCTTCAGTATTGTTGCTGAAGGCGATGACTTCAGGCACGAATTCAGCGTGAAAGGAAAGCGGAGTGGCATATACATCTACATGCCGCAGCATTTGTTGGTTTTACCATCGAACACGAGGTGCTTGAAACTGGGCGGTTTCACCGTCGAAATGCCAAGGCGTGTGAACTTTTCAACCAGACACGTTTCTCGTGGCGGCGTTGAAGCCGGGGTGTACACCGTTGATGAGTCGCTGAGACAGACCAACGTCTTCGAAACGGGGCAGAAAATTCTCATCAGGATCGATGCGGGTCAGAAGAACACAGGTGGATACTCAGTCAGAGTGGACGAGGTTCGACTGGCGGGCAAGAGGATGTTCGTCAAGGCGCACGTTGAATCGCCCGAGCCCGGTTCGATGGTGACGCAGGCCATCACTTATCCATCGGTCCTGATCGAGCTACAAGAGCGACTGGAGGCGGGAACCTACATCGTGGAATGCCTTCTGGTGGATAGGAACGTGGAGAAGCGTTTCGAAGCAGAATTTGAGGTGCGTTGA
- a CDS encoding NAD+ synthase — MVTLRVTLSQLDPVLGDFKHNILKAKEAIDAAEETQSDLVLFPELFLAGHPAQDLLLRKSFLNDCKQAIDEIVQYTKNKKVVCVLGSPLHDGDTYNAAIVIRNGEILGAHRKTTLSEYFLEGRYFQTGHSITILRLGSLKLGLTINEDLFRSDRTLTELLKNGVRVILNVRASPYVLGEWKEHEERILKMASKHELGIASCNMAGAQDEIVFAGASFACDASGNLLARARLFEEEIVTVDIDLKDDAFVSRNHTRRAQTIDCGETRNKEGKVRSSISPSYTQEQEMFVALVTGLRAYVRKNGFKKVVLGLSGGIDSSLVATIAVEALGAENVKGVLMPSMYTSKESVEDALQLAQNLGIETLTIPITDVYEQYLKALATVFSNAARDATEENIQARVRGNYLMALSNKFGWLVLTTGNKSEVATGYCTLYGDTAGGFAVISDIYKTDVYRIARWYNSWKGKQIIPERVFTKPPTAELRPGQTDQEKLPPYEVLDGILKLYIEENLDARDIVERGYDSDTVIKVLHMIRANEYKRRQLPIGIKISKRTLSKDWHMPVTNRFTEPA; from the coding sequence ATGGTGACGCTGAGGGTCACGCTTTCACAGCTGGATCCTGTGCTCGGAGATTTCAAGCACAACATTTTGAAAGCGAAAGAAGCGATCGACGCCGCCGAAGAGACGCAGAGCGATCTGGTACTCTTTCCGGAGTTATTCCTGGCGGGACACCCGGCGCAGGATCTGTTGTTGAGAAAATCCTTCCTGAATGATTGTAAACAGGCGATCGATGAGATCGTGCAGTACACAAAAAACAAGAAGGTCGTGTGTGTTCTCGGTTCACCTCTGCACGATGGGGATACGTACAACGCGGCGATCGTGATACGCAACGGGGAGATTCTGGGTGCGCACAGGAAAACCACTCTGTCCGAATACTTCCTCGAGGGCAGATATTTCCAGACGGGGCATTCGATCACGATCCTTCGGCTTGGTTCACTGAAGCTCGGTTTAACTATCAACGAAGATCTGTTCCGTTCTGATCGAACTCTGACGGAACTGCTAAAGAACGGCGTCCGCGTGATTCTGAACGTGCGCGCTTCACCGTACGTGTTGGGTGAATGGAAAGAACACGAAGAACGCATCCTGAAGATGGCTTCCAAACATGAGCTTGGGATCGCCTCGTGCAACATGGCTGGGGCGCAGGATGAGATCGTCTTTGCCGGTGCCAGCTTCGCGTGCGACGCGAGTGGAAATCTCTTAGCCCGCGCCAGGCTCTTCGAAGAAGAAATCGTCACGGTCGACATAGACCTGAAGGATGACGCGTTCGTTTCTCGAAATCACACTCGCAGAGCTCAGACGATCGATTGCGGCGAGACCAGGAATAAAGAAGGAAAGGTCCGAAGTTCGATCTCACCGAGTTATACGCAAGAACAAGAAATGTTCGTAGCGCTCGTCACGGGGTTGAGAGCCTACGTGAGGAAGAACGGATTCAAAAAGGTCGTGCTGGGACTGAGCGGCGGGATCGATTCCTCGCTGGTTGCGACCATCGCTGTTGAAGCGCTCGGTGCCGAGAACGTGAAAGGAGTTTTGATGCCATCGATGTACACGTCGAAGGAAAGTGTTGAAGATGCCCTGCAGCTCGCACAAAATCTCGGTATCGAGACCCTCACGATACCCATCACGGACGTGTACGAACAGTACCTGAAGGCGCTCGCAACTGTCTTTTCGAACGCCGCGAGGGACGCCACCGAGGAGAACATTCAGGCACGCGTCAGGGGGAACTACCTCATGGCACTTTCCAACAAGTTCGGCTGGCTCGTTCTGACAACCGGTAACAAGAGTGAGGTCGCCACGGGTTACTGCACCCTCTATGGAGACACCGCGGGTGGATTCGCGGTGATATCGGACATCTACAAGACCGATGTTTACAGAATCGCTCGCTGGTACAACTCCTGGAAGGGCAAGCAGATAATACCCGAAAGGGTCTTCACGAAACCTCCCACGGCCGAGCTGAGACCTGGCCAGACGGATCAGGAAAAGCTTCCACCGTACGAAGTGCTCGACGGAATTCTCAAACTGTACATCGAAGAGAATCTGGACGCGAGAGATATAGTCGAAAGGGGTTACGATTCAGACACGGTGATCAAGGTGTTGCACATGATCCGCGCGAACGAGTACAAGCGAAGACAGCTTCCGATCGGAATCAAGATATCCAAGAGAACGCTCTCGAAAGATTGGCACATGCCTGTCACCAACAGATTCACAGAACCAGCATGA
- a CDS encoding 5-(carboxyamino)imidazole ribonucleotide synthase: MKKIGIIGGGQLARMMCLEAKKMGFYVVVLDPTPKSPAGQIADEEIVADFFDSNKIEELVRKVDVTTVDLENVDVETLKKLCLEGCEVHPSPFVLEIVRDKFLQKEFLRSKNIPVVEYKPVLDLREDAKSFGFPVVQKLRRGGYDGRGVFVLKSEKDLEEALKGETYLEKFARIKKELAVMVARNKKGDIACYPVVEMYFDEKRNICQIVIAPARINERLSKLAQDIAVSVVEAFEGVGIFGIEMFLDEADELFVNEVAPRPHNSGHYTIEACVTSQFEQHLRAIMNLPLGSTKLLSPAVMVNILGEEGHRGKPVVKGLEEALAIEGLSFHFYGKKETRPYRKMGHITVLDEDVEKALQKAMKAKEILKILSGEVSTCQR; this comes from the coding sequence GTGAAGAAGATAGGCATCATCGGTGGAGGTCAGCTCGCCAGAATGATGTGCCTTGAAGCGAAGAAGATGGGATTCTACGTTGTGGTGCTGGACCCCACACCGAAAAGCCCCGCCGGTCAGATCGCGGACGAAGAGATCGTCGCAGATTTCTTCGATTCGAACAAGATAGAGGAATTGGTCAGGAAAGTAGACGTGACCACCGTCGATCTCGAAAACGTCGATGTGGAAACTTTGAAAAAACTCTGCTTGGAAGGCTGCGAGGTTCATCCTTCTCCGTTCGTTCTGGAAATCGTTCGAGACAAGTTCCTTCAGAAAGAATTCCTGAGGTCCAAAAACATACCTGTTGTTGAGTACAAACCCGTGCTGGATCTTCGAGAAGACGCAAAGAGTTTTGGCTTTCCGGTGGTTCAAAAACTGAGGCGGGGCGGTTACGACGGGAGGGGAGTGTTTGTCCTGAAATCTGAAAAAGATTTGGAGGAGGCGTTGAAAGGTGAAACTTACCTCGAAAAGTTCGCCAGGATCAAAAAAGAGCTCGCCGTGATGGTGGCGAGAAACAAAAAAGGTGACATAGCTTGCTATCCCGTGGTCGAAATGTATTTCGATGAGAAACGGAACATCTGCCAGATCGTCATCGCTCCCGCCAGGATCAACGAGAGGCTCTCAAAGCTCGCACAAGATATTGCTGTCAGTGTGGTTGAGGCCTTCGAAGGCGTCGGAATCTTTGGCATAGAGATGTTTCTCGATGAAGCGGACGAGCTGTTCGTGAACGAGGTGGCCCCGAGGCCACACAATTCTGGTCATTACACGATAGAAGCGTGTGTCACAAGCCAGTTCGAGCAGCACTTACGGGCCATCATGAACCTTCCGTTGGGCTCAACGAAGCTCCTCAGTCCCGCGGTCATGGTGAACATTCTCGGTGAGGAAGGCCACAGAGGAAAGCCTGTGGTGAAGGGCCTGGAGGAAGCGCTCGCCATAGAAGGTCTCTCGTTCCATTTCTACGGGAAGAAGGAAACCAGGCCTTACAGAAAGATGGGCCACATCACCGTTCTCGATGAAGATGTGGAAAAAGCTCTTCAGAAGGCCATGAAAGCGAAGGAGATCCTCAAAATACTCTCTGGGGAGGTTTCGACATGCCAAAGGTAG
- a CDS encoding DUF4438 domain-containing protein has translation MRTNKDRLVMISIQGTIVKPEHTGRHAVSHDGKPFMLPGTGGITYNVKVGDPVFGWAADHVEPGVSTILDQEKRDSGPNRGYNFYACIGNEARVVTGDAKGARGVVTGHHGGAEHVLIDFPDEVLEKLTLDDKILIKAVGQGFELLDYPDVHVYNIDPNLFEKLGIVEKNGKLLVPVVAVVPSYLMGSGIGSTSMGTGDYDIMTADLEALREHGLLNLRFGDIVYIKDHDNSYGRCYRKGAGSVGVVIHSDCKYAGHGPGVTIFMTSPKPILEPVIDPDANIGKILGIGRFRERA, from the coding sequence ATGAGAACCAACAAAGATAGGCTCGTCATGATCTCGATCCAGGGGACGATCGTTAAACCGGAGCACACAGGAAGACATGCGGTCTCGCACGATGGAAAACCGTTCATGCTTCCAGGAACCGGGGGCATCACTTACAACGTGAAGGTGGGAGATCCCGTTTTTGGCTGGGCTGCCGACCACGTGGAACCTGGCGTTTCGACGATTCTCGATCAGGAAAAACGCGATTCCGGGCCCAACAGGGGCTACAACTTCTACGCGTGTATTGGGAACGAGGCTCGTGTCGTCACGGGTGACGCGAAGGGTGCCAGAGGAGTTGTGACGGGCCACCATGGAGGAGCGGAACACGTACTGATAGACTTTCCAGACGAGGTGCTGGAAAAACTCACACTCGATGACAAGATCCTCATAAAGGCCGTTGGTCAGGGATTCGAATTGTTGGATTATCCCGACGTACACGTGTACAACATCGATCCCAACTTGTTTGAAAAGCTGGGGATCGTGGAAAAGAACGGCAAACTGCTCGTACCTGTCGTTGCAGTCGTGCCGTCGTATTTGATGGGTTCCGGCATAGGTTCAACCAGCATGGGTACAGGTGATTACGACATCATGACGGCGGACCTGGAAGCATTGAGAGAGCACGGACTTCTGAACCTTCGCTTTGGTGACATCGTTTACATAAAGGACCACGACAACAGTTATGGCCGATGCTACAGAAAAGGCGCTGGGAGCGTCGGAGTCGTCATACACAGCGACTGTAAGTACGCCGGTCACGGTCCTGGTGTGACGATCTTCATGACCTCGCCGAAACCCATACTTGAGCCGGTGATCGATCCAGACGCGAACATCGGAAAGATCCTGGGGATCGGAAGGTTTAGAGAAAGAGCTTGA
- a CDS encoding endonuclease III domain-containing protein, whose protein sequence is MSVLKEIYRRLLETYGPQGWWPAETWFEVVVGAVLTQNTTWKNVERAIENLKKANMLDPKRMFEADNELIERLIKPAGFWKLKARRLKNLLKELSRYDFDFYRLREHLTRDELLSVNGIGPETADSIMLYAFEKPVFVIDSYTRRILGRIGLINGRETYSQLQSMFHQQIKGVETMKEYHALLVEHAKRVCKKNQPRCGSCVLQDLCAASRRFHPGTG, encoded by the coding sequence TTGAGCGTTCTAAAGGAGATCTACCGAAGGTTGCTTGAAACCTATGGCCCACAGGGTTGGTGGCCAGCCGAAACCTGGTTCGAAGTCGTCGTTGGAGCCGTGCTCACGCAGAACACGACGTGGAAGAATGTAGAAAGAGCGATCGAGAATTTGAAGAAAGCGAACATGCTCGATCCAAAGAGAATGTTCGAAGCCGATAACGAGCTGATCGAAAGGCTGATAAAGCCTGCTGGTTTTTGGAAATTGAAAGCAAGGAGATTGAAGAATCTCCTCAAGGAACTTTCCAGGTACGATTTCGATTTCTACCGGTTGAGAGAACACCTCACGAGAGACGAACTACTCTCTGTGAACGGTATAGGTCCCGAGACAGCAGATTCCATCATGCTCTATGCCTTTGAAAAACCCGTGTTCGTGATAGACAGTTACACGAGGCGTATACTGGGCAGAATCGGTCTGATAAACGGCAGAGAGACTTATTCACAGCTTCAATCGATGTTTCACCAGCAAATCAAGGGCGTAGAAACGATGAAAGAGTACCACGCCCTATTGGTAGAACACGCCAAAAGAGTGTGCAAAAAGAATCAGCCCAGGTGTGGTTCGTGTGTCCTGCAGGATCTCTGCGCCGCGTCGAGAAGGTTCCACCCGGGCACGGGTTGA